aattaacaagagttcataaaagtaaaagcaacaaaataaaggaaataacaagtAAAACTAGGAAAGAAAAGAtgtaagaataataaattgcaagaaaaagtaaacgaaaacaagaattaaacctaaatctaagagaaTTCTAACCTAATCTACcataattctagagagaagagagagcttctctctataGAATGACCTAAAGCATCTTTCTAATCTATCCTAATTGCTCTCCCTTGATCCATCTTGAATTCATCCTCTAATAGcttcagaaattgcccccagcatattcactttaatgaggtcacgtgaccaacgtcacgcgtgcgcatgggtGACGCGTGTGTGTCGCCTGGCAGATGTCCTTATCACGTGTACGTGTCGCTATGAATCCTCCAaatgctcatttcttcatgatttATCCACTtcgcatgctttttcttcacttcttccattcaATCCTTGCCTTATAAATCCTGAGATCACTCAACAgacatatcaaggcattgaatgagagaaaagtgaattaaatttagcactTTAaaagcctaaaaagcatgttttcaatcattaaGCCTaattagggagaattacaaaaccatgctattttagtgaataaatgtggaaaaAGTTGATCAAATCTACCAAATAagacacaagataaaccataaaattgcgGTTTATCAAGCGGCCCCAGTTGTTTCTCTCCAAGGTGTTCTATTCTTCTGTCTGAGGTCTCTTGTCCCTGTCCTAAGTACTTTACATGATCACAAACGTTAGAAAAGTTATAGAAACtatgaaaatcaatttaaaataaaaataactaaaagaaaactcaaactaaaagaaaactgaattcaaaatatcattaaacTAAAGGATACTTATGGttgagttgcctcccaacaagcacttctttaccgtcactagcttgacggttagctCCTCTAAGGAAGAGGATCATAGGAGCTCAGATCTTCACCCCTAATAGTGAATTTCTTTCCTGTGATTTCATGAATTAGCTCAACATGCTCTATAGACAGGATCATGTTCATAGTATATGGTACATTTGGACTTCTAGTGAATACCACCTTCATGCTTGGTGAGAAGTTCTCAGTAggaatcttcttgttcctccatcctttgggtactttcttcttggGACCTCCTCCATCTTTGGTGGGTGGTGAAtgtccaacaccaaacttaggtttgatgtcaggggGTACTGTATGGCTTTCCACCAAGGGCGACGGCTTAAGCATTAAGTTTTGCATGCCAGTACCTCCTTTGTCAGGGAGTGGTGAAGGTTTGAAGAGCTTGAAGACCAAATAGTTTTCTCATTGCCTCAGAACTAACTCTCCTCTCTCAACATCAATCAGGGCTCTTTCAGTGGCTAGGAATGGCCTTCCTAGGATAATGGAGTCATTTGTATCCTCTCCCGTGTTGAGTATCACAAAGTCAGCAGGGAGGTAGAGATCTTTAACCTTTACTAGGACATTCTCCACCGATCCATATGCCTGCTTCTGAGACTTATCAGCCATCTCCAATGCAATTAttgtgggttgtgcctcttggattccttgcttcttcatcacagaaagaagcatcagatttatgcttgagCCCAAATCACACAATGCCTTCTCAAATGTGATGGTCCCTATAGTACAGGAAATCAGAAATCTTTCGGGATCCGACATTTTCTTGGGTAGCCTCTAATGGACTAGTGTACTGCACTCCTTGATCAACACTACagttttattttcctttaaggCCTTCTTCTCAGAGAGTACGCTTTTCAGACAAGCCATATAAGGAGGCATCTTCTCCAacacctcagcaaaaggaatattaattTGTAACTTTTTAAAGATTTCTAATAATTGAGTGAGCTGCTCATCCTTGGTCCCCTTTTGAAGCTTCTGAAGGTATGGTACTTCAGGCTCCTTCGCCACTATTGGGGTGTATATTAGTGCTTTTCTAGCTTCTCCTTGAGCCTTTTCTTCC
The genomic region above belongs to Arachis duranensis cultivar V14167 chromosome 3, aradu.V14167.gnm2.J7QH, whole genome shotgun sequence and contains:
- the LOC107479611 gene encoding uncharacterized protein LOC107479611, with protein sequence MADKSQKQAYGSVENVLVKVKDLYLPADFVILNTGEDTNDSIILGRPFLATERALIDVERGELVLSHTVPPDIKPKFGVGHSPPTKDGGGPKKKVPKGWRNKKIPTENFSPSMKVRCLHRHAEAGRQSPDGPLAFSRSHLPSPHPSSSSARPPPLTRAASQSPVKDHHVESQSRRAHQATTRQSRTAPEPTTSPPRRLPPLPCSALVSLVLFFFTEALPICFK